One Passer domesticus isolate bPasDom1 chromosome 29, bPasDom1.hap1, whole genome shotgun sequence DNA window includes the following coding sequences:
- the LOC135287407 gene encoding uncharacterized protein LOC135287407 produces the protein MEQRPKLAWVEEEEEGPGAAPAQEMEEVVLFKPLQENAAVERTQEQQSSRGLFHRTAQLVCKLIRRIREEETSTVGTGLRAYSHIFKTKTSAALLDMLVEEGFCNPKQVPAMVRYIHQWLTANQFAEHRLNRTLLDLTEAQPADVLVTLLRVAPSCDRAALTMWKSIMCSPRTAEPALLILLDVLGSWPEHSMCTSDGDKTGVLVLAATVVMWKILQVPCVPHVVTVYFPRLFVHLLFQVFSTTLDMPEEVDTFWKGCQEQYDLAASPNRFAVRTLKSLLCRMQHEDVVVAMEAPACGWDTLLCADTHHYAVALLAR, from the exons atggagcagagacccaagctggcctgggtggaggaagaggaagaaggccctggagctgccccagcacaggagatggAAGAGGTGGTGCTGTTCAAGCCACTGCAGGAGA atgcagccgtggagcgcacacaagagcagcagtCCAGCCGTGGCCTCTTCCACAGAACAgcacag ctggTTTGCAAATTAATCAGGAGAATTCGGGAGGAAGAGACCAGCACCGTGGGCACTGGGCTCAGAGCATACTCGCACATCTTCAAAaccaagaccagtgctgccctgctggataTGCTGGTAGAGGAGGGCTTTTGcaatccaaagcaa gtgcccgccatggtcaggtacatccaccagtggctcaCGGCCAATCAGtttgctgagcacaggctgaacAGGACCCTGCTGGATCTCACCGAAGCACAGCCCGCTGACGTACTGGtgacgctcctgcgtgtggccccaTCCTGTGACAG agctgctctgaccaTGTGGAAGAGCATCATGTGCTCGCCCAGGACTGCGGAGCCTGCGCTGCTGatactcctggatgtgctggggagctggcccGAGCACAGCatgtgcacctccgatggggacaaaacgggtgtcttggtcctggct gccactgtggtgatgtggaagatccTCCAGGTTCCCTGTGTCCCACACGTGGTGACGGTGTATTTCCCCCGCCTCTTTGTgcatctgctcttccaagtgttctccaccactctggatatgccagaggaggtggataccttctggaagggatgccaaGAGCAATATGACCTTGCCGccagccccaacag gtttgcagtgcggaccctgaagtccctgctctgccgaaTGCAGCacgaggatgtggtggtggcgatggaagcaCCAGcgtgtggctgggacacgctgctgtgtgctgacacccaccactatgccgtggctctgctggccaggtga